A single region of the Manihot esculenta cultivar AM560-2 chromosome 12, M.esculenta_v8, whole genome shotgun sequence genome encodes:
- the LOC110627787 gene encoding low affinity sulfate transporter 3 isoform X1, translating into MSSEREQENPPSSPKHFNQTMAPLAIESATSAQEMLDLEKNGHAERAQWVLNPPEPPSLWRELKDCMRETLLPQCSNFLSSRNQTGFKTVISVLQAMFPILTWSRNYKATKFKNDVLAGLTLASLCIPQGIGYATLAKLDPQYGLYTSVIPPLIYAVMGTSREIAIGPVAVVSLLLSSMIQKVQDPESNPAAYRNLVLTTTFFAGIFQASFGLFRLGFLVDFLSHAAIVGFMAGAAIVIGLQQLKGLLAITHFTNKTDVISVLKSTWISVHHYVMSSYLSIYFLLYCPLYIKFLFLSSQWNPHNFILGCSFLIFILSARFVGKRNKKLFWLPAIAPLVSVVLSTLIVFLTRADNHGVKIIKHIHGGLNPSSVHLLEFNNPHIGQVAKIGVIVAIVALTEAIAVGRSFASVKGYHIDGNKEMIAMGIMNIAGSFSSCYVATGSFSRSAVNFSAGCETAVSNIVMAITVIICLEFFTKLLYFTPVAILASVIISALPGLIDLNEIYNIWKVDKLDFLACIGAFFGVLFASVEIGLLAAVTISFVKIIIVSIRPGTEILGRLPGTDTFCDVDQYPMAIKTPPVLIIRIKSGFLCFANANFVKENIMKWATEGEAKDTKGIGKRTFQLVILDMSNLTNIDIAGIACLEELRKNLVSNGMELAITNPRWQVIHKLKLANFVGKLGEKIYLSVGEAVDACLNPKIAAI; encoded by the exons ATGAGCAGTGAGAGAGAGCAGGAGAATCCTCCAAGTTCTCCCAAACACTTCAATCAAACAATGGCTCCTTTGGCCATTGAAAGTGCTACCAGTGCCCAAGAAATGCTGGACCTTGAGAAAAATGGTCACGCTGAAAGAGCTCAGTGGGTGCTCAATCCTCCTGAGCCACCAAGTCTCTGGCGTGAGCTCAAGGATTGCATGAGGGAAACTCTGTTGCCTCAGTGCAGCAACTTTCTATCCTCCAGGAACCAAACTGGGTTCAAAACTGTGATTTCAGTTCTGCAAGCTATGTTCCCCATTCTCACTTGGAGTCGAAATTACAAAGCAACAAAATTCAAGAACGATGTTCTGGCTGGACTGACTCTCGCTAGCCTTTGCATTCCTCAG GGTATTGGATATGCAACCTTGGCAAAGCTTGATCCTCAATATGGCCTCT ATACAAGTGTAATCCCGCCTCTCATTTATGCTGTAATGGGAACTTCAAGAGAGATAGCAATTGGACCAGTTGCAGTGGTTTCACTTCTTTTGTCGTCAATGATTCAGAAAGTTCAAGATCCTGAATCTAATCCAGCTGCCTACAGAAATCTCGTCCTCACCACAACCTTTTTTGCAGGAATTTTTCAGGCTTCCTTCGGACTATTCAGGTTGGGTTTCCTTGTGGATTTTTTATCCCATGCTGCAATTGTTGGTTTCATGGCAGGGGCAGCCATTGTTATTGGTCTTCAGCAACTGAAGGGACTGCTTGCAATTACTCacttcacaaacaagactgatGTCATCTCTGTCCTAAAATCTACTTGGATTTCAGTTCATCATTATGTAATGTCGTCTTATctctcaatttattttttactatattgCCCACtgtatattaaatttctttttctttcttcccaGTGGAATCCTCATAACTTTATTCTCGGATGCTCATTCTTAATCTTTATTCTCAGCGCAAGATTTGTG GGTAAAAGGAACAAGAAACTCTTCTGGCTGCCTGCAATTGCTCCACTGGTTTCTGTTGTTCTATCAACACTGATAGTTTTCTTGACAAGAGCTGATAACCATGGAGTAAAGATCATAAAACACATCCATGGGGGCTTGAACCCAAGCTCAGTCCATCTCTTAGAGTTCAACAACCCACATATTGGACAAGTGGCTAAAATTGGGGTCATAGTTGCTATTGTTGCTCTTACG GAAGCAATTGCAGTAGGCAGGTCTTTTGCATCCGTGAAAGGCTACCATATAGATGGAAACAAAGAAATGATTGCTATGGGAATTATGAACATTGCAGGATCTTTCTCTTCCTGCTATGTGGCAACTG GCTCGTTCTCTCGCAGTGCAGTGAATTTCAGTGCTGGTTGTGAAACTGCAGTGTCAAACATTGTGATGGCTATCACAGTGATCATCTGTCTGGAATTTTTTACAAAGCTTTTGTACTTTACACCAGTTGCAATCCTTGCTTCAGTTATCATTTCTGCTCTACCAGGACTCATTGACCTCAATGAAATCTACAATATCTGGAAGGTTGATAAGTTGGATTTCCTTGCCTGCATTGGGGCCTTCTTCGGTGTCTTGTTTGCATCGGTGGAGATTGGGCTATTAGCTGCG GTAACCATATCGTTTGTGAAGATCATCATCGTTTCAATTCGACCAGGTACTGAAATTCTTGGAAGACTTCCTGGAACTGATACGTTCTGCGATGTAGACCAATATCCTATGGCCATTAAGACTCCTCCTGTGCTTATAATCCGTATCAAATCTGGCTTCCTTTGTTTTGCAAACGCCAACTTCGTCAAAGAAAA TATCATGAAATGGGCAACTGAAGGAGAGGCAAAGGACACCAAAGGAATCGGGAAGAGGACTTTCCAACTTGTGATTCTTGACATGTCCA ATTTGACGAACATTGACATAGCAGGAATTGCTTGTCTTGAAGAACTGCGAAAGAATCTTGTCTCAAATGGAATGGAG CTAGCCATCACTAACCCAAGGTGGCAAGTGATACACAAGCTAAAACTAGCCAACTTCGTGGGCAAACTTGGAGAAAAGATCTACTTGAGTGTTGGAGAAGCAGTGGATGCATGTCTGAATCCTAAAATAGCTGCCATTTAA
- the LOC110627787 gene encoding low affinity sulfate transporter 3 isoform X2, whose protein sequence is MSSEREQENPPSSPKHFNQTMAPLAIESATSAQEMLDLEKNGHAERAQWVLNPPEPPSLWRELKDCMRETLLPQCSNFLSSRNQTGFKTVISVLQAMFPILTWSRNYKATKFKNDVLAGLTLASLCIPQGIGYATLAKLDPQYGLYTSVIPPLIYAVMGTSREIAIGPVAVVSLLLSSMIQKVQDPESNPAAYRNLVLTTTFFAGIFQASFGLFRLGFLVDFLSHAAIVGFMAGAAIVIGLQQLKGLLAITHFTNKTDVISVLKSTWISVHHYWNPHNFILGCSFLIFILSARFVGKRNKKLFWLPAIAPLVSVVLSTLIVFLTRADNHGVKIIKHIHGGLNPSSVHLLEFNNPHIGQVAKIGVIVAIVALTEAIAVGRSFASVKGYHIDGNKEMIAMGIMNIAGSFSSCYVATGSFSRSAVNFSAGCETAVSNIVMAITVIICLEFFTKLLYFTPVAILASVIISALPGLIDLNEIYNIWKVDKLDFLACIGAFFGVLFASVEIGLLAAVTISFVKIIIVSIRPGTEILGRLPGTDTFCDVDQYPMAIKTPPVLIIRIKSGFLCFANANFVKENIMKWATEGEAKDTKGIGKRTFQLVILDMSNLTNIDIAGIACLEELRKNLVSNGMELAITNPRWQVIHKLKLANFVGKLGEKIYLSVGEAVDACLNPKIAAI, encoded by the exons ATGAGCAGTGAGAGAGAGCAGGAGAATCCTCCAAGTTCTCCCAAACACTTCAATCAAACAATGGCTCCTTTGGCCATTGAAAGTGCTACCAGTGCCCAAGAAATGCTGGACCTTGAGAAAAATGGTCACGCTGAAAGAGCTCAGTGGGTGCTCAATCCTCCTGAGCCACCAAGTCTCTGGCGTGAGCTCAAGGATTGCATGAGGGAAACTCTGTTGCCTCAGTGCAGCAACTTTCTATCCTCCAGGAACCAAACTGGGTTCAAAACTGTGATTTCAGTTCTGCAAGCTATGTTCCCCATTCTCACTTGGAGTCGAAATTACAAAGCAACAAAATTCAAGAACGATGTTCTGGCTGGACTGACTCTCGCTAGCCTTTGCATTCCTCAG GGTATTGGATATGCAACCTTGGCAAAGCTTGATCCTCAATATGGCCTCT ATACAAGTGTAATCCCGCCTCTCATTTATGCTGTAATGGGAACTTCAAGAGAGATAGCAATTGGACCAGTTGCAGTGGTTTCACTTCTTTTGTCGTCAATGATTCAGAAAGTTCAAGATCCTGAATCTAATCCAGCTGCCTACAGAAATCTCGTCCTCACCACAACCTTTTTTGCAGGAATTTTTCAGGCTTCCTTCGGACTATTCAGGTTGGGTTTCCTTGTGGATTTTTTATCCCATGCTGCAATTGTTGGTTTCATGGCAGGGGCAGCCATTGTTATTGGTCTTCAGCAACTGAAGGGACTGCTTGCAATTACTCacttcacaaacaagactgatGTCATCTCTGTCCTAAAATCTACTTGGATTTCAGTTCATCATTAT TGGAATCCTCATAACTTTATTCTCGGATGCTCATTCTTAATCTTTATTCTCAGCGCAAGATTTGTG GGTAAAAGGAACAAGAAACTCTTCTGGCTGCCTGCAATTGCTCCACTGGTTTCTGTTGTTCTATCAACACTGATAGTTTTCTTGACAAGAGCTGATAACCATGGAGTAAAGATCATAAAACACATCCATGGGGGCTTGAACCCAAGCTCAGTCCATCTCTTAGAGTTCAACAACCCACATATTGGACAAGTGGCTAAAATTGGGGTCATAGTTGCTATTGTTGCTCTTACG GAAGCAATTGCAGTAGGCAGGTCTTTTGCATCCGTGAAAGGCTACCATATAGATGGAAACAAAGAAATGATTGCTATGGGAATTATGAACATTGCAGGATCTTTCTCTTCCTGCTATGTGGCAACTG GCTCGTTCTCTCGCAGTGCAGTGAATTTCAGTGCTGGTTGTGAAACTGCAGTGTCAAACATTGTGATGGCTATCACAGTGATCATCTGTCTGGAATTTTTTACAAAGCTTTTGTACTTTACACCAGTTGCAATCCTTGCTTCAGTTATCATTTCTGCTCTACCAGGACTCATTGACCTCAATGAAATCTACAATATCTGGAAGGTTGATAAGTTGGATTTCCTTGCCTGCATTGGGGCCTTCTTCGGTGTCTTGTTTGCATCGGTGGAGATTGGGCTATTAGCTGCG GTAACCATATCGTTTGTGAAGATCATCATCGTTTCAATTCGACCAGGTACTGAAATTCTTGGAAGACTTCCTGGAACTGATACGTTCTGCGATGTAGACCAATATCCTATGGCCATTAAGACTCCTCCTGTGCTTATAATCCGTATCAAATCTGGCTTCCTTTGTTTTGCAAACGCCAACTTCGTCAAAGAAAA TATCATGAAATGGGCAACTGAAGGAGAGGCAAAGGACACCAAAGGAATCGGGAAGAGGACTTTCCAACTTGTGATTCTTGACATGTCCA ATTTGACGAACATTGACATAGCAGGAATTGCTTGTCTTGAAGAACTGCGAAAGAATCTTGTCTCAAATGGAATGGAG CTAGCCATCACTAACCCAAGGTGGCAAGTGATACACAAGCTAAAACTAGCCAACTTCGTGGGCAAACTTGGAGAAAAGATCTACTTGAGTGTTGGAGAAGCAGTGGATGCATGTCTGAATCCTAAAATAGCTGCCATTTAA